The sequence TGTGTTCATACCTGATTTGGTCCTAAATTAGCTCTctctttttcaattaaatcttctaatgaaatttcatcctttttatcctctttctttttatctttctttaGAACAAAACCAGGTGGTAGTGCATGcctataaatacatttttgaCCTGAGGGACACTCCCAGAACCAACCATATTTTGCTTTCTCCACTGCTTCCAAAAAATGTTTACAAATCTAAAATGTAAgaagtattattttttttaaatataagttTCAGAAAAAAAGATAAGTATAGAAATATACTCACAATATCAGTGGTTGGGCGATTACCGCCACCATGCTTCTTTTCCACTACTTCTTTCAGCTTATCCTCATCCCACTTATCCATTGTATCAGTTTCCttatcatcatcatctctCATATCACAGTATAATGAACGTTTTTCAGCTTTCCTTTCCACGCTTAAGTCATGAGAAAATTTACACTTATCTCCTTTTGTGCATTGTCCTTGTTTGAAAAATGCACATACCACTGATTTCGGATCAGTTCCTATAAATATGAAATGACTGTTATtcgaatgaataaaaatagcAACATAAATGAAACATACAGCTGTTATGAAGATAATAATGGTACAACATACAATTATCGGATATACTTGTTCTTTTAACTATATCTTTGCAAAAACCTTACTCATTTAATACCTTTATCTATCTTTTGTGTTTGCACAGGTTTAAATATGAGAGCTAATTCTTTCTGCtcctttaattttttttctttttcgagcTTTTTAACATTAGGATCTTCTAATTTCCGTGGGTTAACACCACCAGATTTTACCTGCTTCTCTACTTGTTGAATAAATTTCTGTTGTTTGGCACCTTTCTTGTTCTTTATACCGAATGTCTTATCCTACAAAAGGAAGAGCGtagtattaaaataataccgaaaataataaatctataCAATTGTATCCTCAAAATATGCGATGCGGTATTTATAGGTTAAAAACATAAAGTTATCACGTTTAAATACCTCAataactttttcctttttcttctgctCCGACTTTTTGCTAGGAGCAGGTGCTTTTTTGGGTGGCATTTCATTCActtcttaataattagaagCGTAAATGttcaaaaaatttaataatcgaaTTTCTAAACGTATGAAAATTCAACCCTGGAGCAATTCATACATGCATTTGTAAATGTAAACGTAGTAGTAAAACATGACCATAAAATACATGTTATATATGAAATTGGCAGATACATCAGAATGTTTCATCAAATAATTTCTGACTGAAAATTTTTCTCTCCCAATtagatttattaataaaattgagcATCTGCTACATAaacgtttagaaaatatttttatttatttatatctcGATGCAGTTATGCATTAAATAGTACAAATTGGACACTTTAGTTCATTTGAAGAAACATAAGATAGCGCTAAAAAGGAGTATATACTTTTAGTAAGAACTTTCCACACAATCTCTCGCATACTTTTTGATGTTAGAACAGCTACTCGAGACCGAGTGCCATGTGCTCtatctaaatataaatattcattatgAAGCGCTTAGTAGCGTCACacgttaattataaattaattacaaaattaaatcgCCGATAAAAAAGAATCAGCACAAGACcgaaaagttattaaaataattgtttgacaatCATGTATTCTAAAAAGACcgctataaataaaaaatttaattcgatctttgcgccatctatacaaaagcgGCACAAACTGCTTGTTGATATGTTTCTCCGAGTTCCTGATAGATAGCGCTACTGTTCCCTTGTTCTGGAAACCCAGTCGGTAAATTGTTGAGTAGTTTGCGccatttttgtatagatgaCGCAAGGATCCCattcaaaaaattttaatttatggcggtctttttaaaatacaagtttgtcaaacaatgattttaataattttttcgtATAATGCTGATTTTTACTGATATCTAATTAAATAGAATCAAAGGAAGTAAAAATTGTAGCTTTTTCAGACCTATTTTCACCTGAGGGTGTCTGAGACCCCCAAAATCGTGATCTCTCGAGAATAAAGGCATGTACGGTCTTATTATATCTACAGTCACTGGTTGTAAAGCGTGCTCGCTCTTTTGCTTACAAAGTGTGGTTAGAATTGAATTTGTTTGATCTTTTATCAACAGCAAAATGGCAAAATTTGATCTAACGTCACGTATAGGACAATATCTTGATCGGCATTTAGTCTTTCCTCTTTTGGAATTCTTATCTGCAAAACAGGTATATCAGGAAACAGAATACTTTTGCTGTATACGTTTCGATTATAACCAAAACGTATAATTGTACCATATTAT comes from Osmia bicornis bicornis chromosome 4, iOsmBic2.1, whole genome shotgun sequence and encodes:
- the LOC114871788 gene encoding zinc finger CCCH domain-containing protein 15 homolog isoform X2, whose amino-acid sequence is MPPKKAPAPSKKSEQKKKEKVIEDKTFGIKNKKGAKQQKFIQQVEKQVKSGGVNPRKLEDPNVKKLEKEKKLKEQKELALIFKPVQTQKIDKGTDPKSVVCAFFKQGQCTKGDKCKFSHDLSVERKAEKRSLYCDMRDDDDKETDTMDKWDEDKLKEVVEKKHGGGNRPTTDIICKHFLEAVEKAKYGWFWECPSGQKCIYRHALPPGFVLKKDKKKEDKKDEISLEDLIEKERANLGPNQTKITLETFLAWKKRKLREKKEQALKDEEKRRNDYKAGRQVGISGREMFYFNPELAAGDGIDDGDEAISSYVREEEEEDEGEERVEYRELDMDRLAFEPSEIDTSGITVASIDRLKDDKVTNNEDSTVTVGEGAAALAINENLFKEEDLEGLEEELEDLDLEE
- the LOC114871788 gene encoding zinc finger CCCH domain-containing protein 15 homolog isoform X1, with translation MPPKKAPAPSKKSEQKKKEKVIEDKTFGIKNKKGAKQQKFIQQVEKQVKSGGVNPRKLEDPNVKKLEKEKKLKEQKELALIFKPVQTQKIDKGTDPKSVVCAFFKQGQCTKGDKCKFSHDLSVERKAEKRSLYCDMRDDDDKETDTMDKWDEDKLKEVVEKKHGGGNRPTTDIICKHFLEAVEKAKYGWFWECPSGQKCIYRHALPPGFVLKKDKKKEDKKDEISLEDLIEKERANLGPNQTKITLETFLAWKKRKLREKKEQALKDEEKRRNDYKAGRQVGISGREMFYFNPELAAGDGIDDGDEAISSYVREEEEEDEGEERVEYRELDMDRLAFEPSEIDTSGITVASIDRLKDDKVTNNEDSTVVTVGEGAAALAINENLFKEEDLEGLEEELEDLDLEE